A window of uncultured Draconibacterium sp. contains these coding sequences:
- a CDS encoding four helix bundle protein: MKTYRDLFVWQKSMDLVILVYEKTKQFPKEEIYNLTSQIKRSAVSVPSNIAEGYGRNSTGDYIRFLQIACGSLYELQTQLEISLRLEYLSA, from the coding sequence ATGAAAACATACAGAGATTTATTTGTTTGGCAGAAATCAATGGATTTGGTAATACTGGTTTACGAAAAAACGAAGCAGTTCCCTAAAGAAGAAATTTACAACCTTACATCACAAATAAAAAGGAGTGCTGTATCGGTACCAAGCAACATTGCTGAAGGTTACGGAAGGAATAGCACCGGAGACTATATTCGCTTTCTTCAAATTGCCTGTGGTTCATTGTACGAATTACAAACGCAACTTGAAATTAGTTTGCGCTTAGAATATTTGAGTGCTTAA
- the hisF gene encoding imidazole glycerol phosphate synthase subunit HisF, with the protein MLAKRIIPCLDIRNGQTVKGINFVNIQEVGDPVELGAKYASEGADELCFLDITATHEGRKTFVELVKRIAAHINIPFTVGGGISELGDAEKLLAAGADKISINSSAVRNPKLIDDLALNFGIQFVVVAIDARGDENNHWTVTVNGGRIPTDKELFSWSKEAENRGAGEILFTSMNHDGTKNGFANEQLAQMADSLKIPIIASGGAGASEHFVDVFTKGKADAGLAASIFHYNEIPIPVLKKYLKDKGIVVR; encoded by the coding sequence ATGCTAGCAAAACGAATTATACCATGCCTTGATATCCGCAACGGACAAACCGTAAAAGGAATCAACTTTGTAAATATCCAGGAGGTGGGCGACCCTGTGGAACTGGGCGCAAAATACGCATCCGAAGGTGCCGATGAATTGTGTTTTTTGGATATTACAGCCACACATGAAGGCCGTAAAACCTTTGTTGAACTGGTAAAACGAATTGCAGCTCATATAAATATTCCGTTCACGGTTGGAGGAGGAATTAGTGAACTAGGCGATGCTGAGAAACTTTTGGCAGCCGGTGCCGACAAAATTTCCATAAATTCATCAGCAGTGCGAAATCCAAAACTGATCGACGATTTGGCACTGAACTTTGGAATTCAGTTTGTTGTGGTGGCCATTGATGCCCGTGGCGATGAAAACAACCACTGGACAGTTACAGTAAATGGCGGACGTATCCCTACCGACAAAGAACTTTTTTCGTGGTCGAAAGAAGCAGAAAACCGGGGAGCCGGCGAAATTCTTTTTACCTCGATGAACCACGATGGAACCAAAAATGGTTTTGCCAACGAACAGCTGGCGCAAATGGCCGATTCGCTTAAAATACCAATTATCGCATCGGGAGGCGCCGGTGCATCAGAGCACTTTGTTGATGTATTTACAAAAGGGAAAGCCGATGCTGGATTGGCAGCCAGCATCTTCCATTACAACGAAATTCCTATTCCTGTTCTTAAGAAATACTTAAAAGATAAAGGAATTGTGGTTCGATAG
- the hisIE gene encoding bifunctional phosphoribosyl-AMP cyclohydrolase/phosphoribosyl-ATP diphosphatase HisIE produces MKTLKDISQVDFNKMDGLVPAIIQDAETQNVLMLGFMNEEALAKTQKIGKVTFYSRTKNRLWTKGEESGNFLNVVSLAVDCDDDTLLIKVNPVGPVCHKGTDTCFDETNSGSEIQFLSYLQDFIDKRKAEMPKGSYTTSLFERGTRTITQKVGEEAVETIIGAMANDDENFIYEAGDLLYHLIVLLAHKGYRIEDIVRELKKRHK; encoded by the coding sequence ATGAAAACGTTAAAAGATATTTCCCAGGTAGACTTCAATAAAATGGACGGACTTGTTCCGGCAATTATTCAGGATGCAGAAACGCAAAATGTATTGATGTTAGGTTTTATGAATGAAGAGGCACTTGCCAAAACTCAGAAAATTGGTAAAGTAACTTTTTATAGCCGCACTAAAAACCGCTTGTGGACAAAAGGTGAAGAATCGGGAAATTTTCTGAATGTGGTTTCACTGGCTGTTGATTGCGACGATGACACTCTGCTCATTAAAGTAAATCCGGTAGGACCGGTTTGCCACAAAGGCACCGACACCTGTTTCGATGAAACAAATTCAGGATCTGAAATCCAATTCCTAAGCTACCTTCAGGATTTTATTGATAAACGTAAAGCAGAAATGCCAAAAGGTTCGTACACCACTTCGTTATTCGAAAGAGGAACACGTACAATTACACAGAAAGTTGGAGAAGAAGCCGTTGAAACCATTATTGGTGCCATGGCCAACGACGATGAAAACTTTATTTACGAGGCTGGAGATTTGCTCTATCACCTTATTGTTTTGCTTGCCCACAAAGGATACCGAATTGAGGATATTGTGCGGGAATTAAAGAAACGACACAAATAA